From the genome of Pseudomonadota bacterium, one region includes:
- the ptsP gene encoding phosphoenolpyruvate--protein phosphotransferase → MALANFKGTEKVSDRRLHGLSCMISGVGASPGITIGRAFLLDRGKLKPRCEKIPSDQVGAESERFLAAVAGARRELEEVKARTIRTGEVSSEHNYIFDVHLLMTKDKMLVDDTLTLIKEKKINAEWALSLNSEKIINFFRQMEDAYLRERQSDVAHVCELILRYLTSSDYDSIDKISRGVIVVAHDLSPADTLQLDPKKISAFVTDLGGRTSHTAIVARSLEIPAVVGTEFATEKINGGDRLVVDGIEGRVIVNPSQEQLAGYQDKSKQYRNFQTQLISNRDLPAETRDGFQVALAGNIESPEETESVLDHGARDIGLYRTEFLYLNRTSLPSEEEHYLTYKKVAESLPPESTITIRTFDLGADKLAAIQNFHGDCINPALGLRGVRLCLHRREIFITQLKGILRASSHGRLKIMLPMISGLAELRQARAVIEQSMAELEREGAAFARDIPLGIMIEVPSAAVISDMLAREVDFFSIGTNDLIQYTMALDRSNEHVSYLYEPLHPAILRLLNQVIGNARQANIPVSICGEMAGEPLYTLILLGMGFNKLSMNAISIPYIKQIVRESTFVEARQLLAESLSLNTAAEVENFVAREMNRRFPETFLMKV, encoded by the coding sequence GAAAAGATTCCCAGTGACCAGGTCGGCGCCGAAAGTGAGCGTTTTCTCGCGGCGGTCGCCGGCGCCCGCCGCGAACTTGAGGAAGTCAAGGCGAGAACGATTCGCACGGGAGAGGTTTCGTCGGAGCATAACTATATTTTCGACGTGCATCTGCTGATGACCAAAGACAAGATGTTGGTCGATGACACCCTGACCCTGATCAAGGAAAAGAAAATCAACGCCGAATGGGCCTTGAGTTTAAACAGCGAGAAGATCATAAATTTTTTTCGTCAGATGGAGGATGCCTACCTGCGGGAGCGCCAGAGTGATGTGGCCCATGTCTGCGAGCTGATTCTGCGCTATCTGACCAGCAGTGATTATGACAGTATCGACAAGATCAGCCGCGGAGTCATCGTGGTTGCCCATGATCTGTCTCCGGCCGACACCTTGCAGCTTGATCCCAAAAAGATCAGCGCCTTTGTCACCGATCTCGGTGGGCGGACTTCCCATACCGCGATTGTCGCCCGTTCGTTGGAAATTCCGGCCGTGGTCGGAACCGAGTTCGCGACTGAAAAAATCAATGGCGGCGACCGGTTGGTTGTGGATGGGATTGAAGGGCGGGTAATCGTCAATCCCAGCCAGGAACAACTGGCCGGCTATCAGGATAAAAGTAAGCAGTATCGCAACTTTCAGACCCAGCTGATCAGCAATCGGGATCTGCCGGCGGAAACGCGCGACGGTTTTCAGGTCGCTCTGGCCGGCAACATTGAAAGCCCGGAAGAAACCGAATCGGTGCTGGATCACGGGGCCCGTGATATCGGACTTTATCGGACCGAGTTTCTTTACCTGAATCGGACCTCCCTGCCCTCGGAAGAAGAGCATTATCTGACTTATAAAAAGGTGGCCGAATCCTTGCCGCCGGAGAGTACGATCACGATCAGGACCTTTGATCTCGGTGCCGACAAATTGGCCGCGATTCAGAATTTTCACGGTGACTGTATCAATCCGGCTCTGGGGCTCAGAGGGGTGCGCCTGTGTTTGCATCGGCGGGAAATCTTTATTACTCAGCTGAAGGGCATTCTGCGCGCGAGTTCACATGGCCGGCTTAAAATCATGCTGCCGATGATTTCCGGTCTGGCCGAGCTGCGCCAGGCCCGGGCCGTGATCGAACAGAGCATGGCCGAGCTTGAACGCGAGGGGGCGGCGTTCGCGCGGGATATTCCGCTTGGCATCATGATTGAAGTGCCCTCGGCGGCAGTGATTTCCGACATGCTTGCCCGGGAGGTTGATTTTTTCAGTATCGGTACCAACGACCTGATTCAGTACACCATGGCTCTGGATCGCAGCAATGAGCATGTTTCTTATCTTTATGAGCCGCTTCATCCCGCTATTCTGCGTCTGCTTAATCAGGTGATCGGCAATGCCCGCCAGGCCAATATTCCCGTCAGTATTTGTGGGGAAATGGCCGGCGAGCCCCTGTATACCCTGATTCTGCTGGGGATGGGTTTCAACAAGCTCAGCATGAATGCCATTTCCATCCCTTATATCAAACAGATTGTCCGCGAGAGTACCTTTGTCGAAGCCCGTCAGCTGCTGGCTGAGTCTCTGAGTCTGAACACTGCGGCCGAGGTCGAAAACTTTGTCGCCAGAGAGATGAACCGGCGTTTTCCTGAAACCTTTCTGATGAAGGTCTAG